A genomic segment from Dechloromonas denitrificans encodes:
- a CDS encoding Hpt domain-containing protein: MGPLSWVKAEIDLALERAEQALAQSAGGTDVTQLKFCRTHVHQVHGALAIVGLDGVTQISDSLELLLQGLEEGRLLADQACLTAIGQALSALRQYLDDLMLGEPNQPLRLLPVSQALKAARGMPAGHASELFYPDLSLRPPKRWAGAPTVSPDELKAALKTERMRYQKGLLSWLKKPAEAEAGRQQMRQALAGVEALQEAPAARSFWWVGLAFLDALAAPEVAADASARQLCSHFDAQIRRLLEGSNSIAERVMREALYHVAQAPAELSPQIAQVQSTFALPALLPSAVPLAGPKPQDAALRKLREALATTEELWNRFCTGSASSLTSFVDHARVCATLTEDIGYTDLKRLGQGLGAIANWLSEAPGRHNDTVAMEVATAILLLQNAQESFHRLGTDFAQQVDLMVARLYACIAGKPMAGDQALPALDEMTRRAQERLLIGQVGKEIQSNLAQIEQALDVFFREPAKGLDFAPIDGPLKQIGGAFAMLGHFAAVNSLKACGEHIRQFAAPDQTPTHDDFEALAQQLSLLGFFVDSLQHGETDFDAFVRRQKGGAAVDPAAEAEMPHATVEAQLAEQARETRNLVEALRESPEDLNLQDELKQNLKSIQKDADLVADRELGESAKLALEALQSGGVDAALSGLPSGTLDAPPPSAATLQLAEASHADIDAELLAIFLEEANQVLETIGEQAARLVAAANDVDALTIIRRSTHTLKGSGRMVGLKDLGETAWALEQTLNHWLQQDLPVTPALHTMIADEHRLFSAWVACLESGQGALPDPTGLIAMAAQLRGASAPELPLPVESTAATSAVQQIELPVPDSATDAPSILLDLPETDILEAEAEAEAEAEADVHLQVTAEALEDLLVADEQVLRSTPEKAEIAAPTVAPTLYDIFREEARGHLQTLIDSHAALDAAPDAPTTFEMTRAAHTLGGISATVGLMPLNHLAIALEHALLRRDSSAQPDSIEGLETVRQSIMMLEEMFAGLAAQKAPDEQPQLIVALDEIFLAPAVDETPETPQQSAQIIPLHAEMPPPAAPASTPIPLAPLLNDTLDEQLLPIFLEEAGDQLRDLASHLRAWRADPALDAHPKAIARLLHTFKGNARMAGAMNLGELTHLLETRVDETLKANAPDGIPFDELEAGFDALAQTVDAFRRGAHLLAEPGSDADTEDDETAMPGGSPGADIEVETAGAQYGSLRMRADLVDRLVNEAGELAIARTRIEGEMRNLKGSLLDLTENVIRLRRQLREIEIQAEGQMQARVAQEGQAEFDPLELDRFTRFQELTRFMAESVNDVATVQQNLLKNLDDANAAIIAQSRLNRSLQQELMAVRMIPFASQSERLYRIVRQTAKEVGKRANLDIADGQVDIDRSVLDKMLAPLEHMLRNAVTHGIESREQRLAAGKSEVGEITLKLAQEGNEIILTLADDGKGLDHQLIRARAEAMGLLAPDAAVDAAQLHDFIFHPGFSTAAELSQLAGRGVGMDVVKTEVAALGGRIETLSQPGAGSTFRIYLPLTLAMAQTLLVRAGAQRYAVPSTMIEQVLELKEKGLTALREKGEAEWQGNRYPFHFLPHLLGDAAAVPEAHRQYWVLLLRSGTQRVAVLVDELKGNQEVVVKNIGAQLARVVGISGATVLGDGQVVLILNPVALAARAPLATPQTTTPAEAVPVAAGATLPTVMVVDDSLTVRKITSRLLLREGYQVVLAKDGVDALEKLLDVQPDVVLSDIEMPRMDGFDLLRNIRADEQYKHLPVIMITSRTADKHRNYALEIGANHYLGKPYDEDELLGLVAGYCKKAG; the protein is encoded by the coding sequence TTGGGCCCGCTCTCCTGGGTCAAGGCGGAGATCGACCTGGCTCTGGAGCGCGCCGAGCAGGCGTTGGCCCAGTCGGCGGGCGGAACCGATGTCACCCAGCTCAAATTCTGTCGCACCCACGTGCACCAGGTACACGGGGCCCTGGCCATCGTTGGCCTGGATGGGGTCACGCAGATCAGTGATTCGCTCGAACTCCTCTTGCAAGGGCTTGAAGAGGGGCGTCTGCTTGCCGATCAGGCTTGCTTGACGGCAATTGGGCAGGCTTTGTCGGCCCTGCGACAATATCTCGATGACCTGATGCTGGGCGAACCGAACCAGCCGCTGCGTCTTCTGCCTGTCAGCCAGGCCTTGAAGGCCGCCCGCGGAATGCCGGCCGGCCATGCCAGCGAACTGTTTTACCCCGATCTCAGCCTGCGGCCGCCCAAGCGTTGGGCTGGTGCACCAACGGTCAGTCCGGACGAATTGAAAGCGGCGCTCAAGACCGAGCGCATGCGTTACCAGAAAGGCCTGCTCAGCTGGCTCAAGAAACCGGCGGAAGCTGAAGCCGGGCGTCAGCAAATGCGCCAGGCACTGGCCGGCGTCGAGGCGCTGCAGGAAGCACCGGCGGCGCGTTCGTTCTGGTGGGTCGGGCTGGCTTTCCTTGATGCACTGGCCGCCCCGGAAGTCGCTGCCGATGCGTCGGCTCGCCAGCTTTGCTCGCATTTCGATGCCCAGATCCGGCGTTTGCTCGAAGGCTCGAACAGTATCGCCGAACGCGTGATGCGCGAAGCCCTGTATCACGTGGCGCAGGCCCCGGCGGAACTCAGCCCGCAGATTGCCCAGGTGCAATCGACCTTTGCCTTGCCGGCACTTTTGCCATCGGCCGTCCCTCTGGCCGGTCCCAAACCGCAGGATGCCGCGTTGCGCAAATTGCGCGAAGCGCTGGCCACGACCGAGGAGTTGTGGAATCGCTTTTGCACCGGCAGCGCCAGCAGCCTGACCAGTTTTGTCGACCATGCACGGGTCTGCGCGACGCTGACCGAGGACATCGGCTATACCGACCTGAAACGCCTGGGGCAGGGCCTGGGGGCCATTGCCAACTGGCTCTCCGAAGCGCCGGGACGACATAACGATACGGTCGCCATGGAAGTTGCGACCGCGATTCTGCTGTTGCAGAACGCTCAGGAAAGTTTCCACCGCCTGGGTACCGATTTCGCCCAGCAGGTCGATTTGATGGTCGCCCGGCTGTACGCCTGTATTGCCGGCAAACCGATGGCCGGCGACCAGGCCCTGCCGGCGCTCGATGAAATGACACGGCGGGCGCAGGAGCGTCTGCTGATCGGCCAGGTCGGCAAGGAAATTCAGAGTAATCTGGCACAGATCGAGCAGGCGCTCGACGTTTTCTTCCGCGAGCCGGCCAAGGGCCTGGATTTTGCACCGATCGACGGCCCGCTCAAGCAGATTGGCGGCGCTTTTGCGATGCTGGGTCACTTTGCCGCGGTCAACAGTCTGAAAGCCTGCGGCGAACACATTCGCCAGTTTGCCGCGCCGGATCAAACACCGACACACGATGACTTCGAGGCGTTGGCCCAGCAGCTTTCCCTGCTCGGATTCTTCGTCGATTCGCTGCAACACGGCGAAACCGATTTCGATGCCTTCGTTCGTCGTCAAAAAGGCGGTGCCGCGGTCGACCCGGCGGCCGAGGCAGAAATGCCCCATGCCACGGTTGAAGCCCAACTGGCCGAGCAAGCTCGTGAAACGCGCAACCTTGTCGAAGCCTTGCGTGAATCGCCGGAAGATCTCAATCTGCAGGACGAGCTCAAGCAGAACCTCAAATCGATTCAAAAAGATGCCGACCTGGTGGCCGACCGCGAGCTCGGCGAGTCAGCCAAGCTGGCCCTCGAAGCCCTGCAAAGCGGTGGCGTCGATGCCGCGCTGTCTGGCCTGCCGTCCGGCACGCTCGACGCACCGCCGCCCTCGGCCGCAACATTGCAACTGGCCGAAGCCAGTCATGCCGACATTGATGCCGAACTGCTGGCCATCTTCCTTGAAGAAGCCAACCAGGTGCTGGAAACGATCGGCGAGCAGGCCGCGCGACTGGTTGCCGCGGCAAATGACGTCGACGCGCTGACCATCATCCGTCGTTCAACGCATACGCTGAAAGGTAGCGGACGCATGGTCGGCCTCAAGGATCTGGGCGAAACCGCCTGGGCGCTTGAACAGACCCTGAATCACTGGCTGCAACAGGATCTGCCGGTTACGCCGGCGTTGCACACGATGATTGCCGACGAGCATCGCCTTTTCAGCGCCTGGGTGGCCTGTCTCGAAAGCGGGCAGGGCGCCTTGCCCGACCCGACCGGATTGATTGCCATGGCGGCACAACTGCGTGGTGCCAGCGCCCCGGAATTGCCGCTGCCGGTCGAGTCGACCGCAGCAACCTCCGCCGTTCAGCAAATTGAATTGCCGGTGCCGGATAGCGCAACCGATGCGCCATCGATCCTGCTTGATCTGCCGGAAACCGACATACTGGAAGCCGAAGCCGAAGCCGAAGCCGAAGCCGAAGCCGATGTGCATCTCCAGGTTACGGCCGAGGCGCTGGAGGATTTGCTGGTCGCCGACGAGCAAGTGCTGCGGTCAACCCCCGAAAAAGCCGAAATTGCCGCGCCCACCGTGGCGCCGACGCTGTACGACATTTTCCGAGAAGAAGCGCGTGGCCATCTGCAGACGCTGATCGACAGCCATGCCGCGCTCGACGCGGCGCCGGATGCGCCGACCACCTTTGAGATGACGCGCGCCGCACACACGCTGGGCGGCATTTCAGCCACGGTCGGCCTGATGCCGCTCAACCACCTGGCCATCGCCCTCGAACATGCCTTGCTGCGGCGTGACAGTTCCGCCCAGCCGGACAGCATCGAGGGGCTGGAAACCGTGCGTCAGAGCATCATGATGCTCGAAGAGATGTTTGCCGGCCTGGCGGCACAAAAAGCACCTGATGAACAGCCGCAACTGATTGTCGCGCTGGACGAAATCTTCCTCGCGCCAGCCGTCGACGAAACCCCGGAAACGCCGCAGCAGAGCGCACAGATCATTCCGCTGCACGCCGAGATGCCGCCTCCTGCCGCACCGGCCAGCACGCCGATTCCGTTGGCCCCCTTGCTCAACGATACGCTGGACGAACAGCTGCTGCCGATTTTCCTTGAAGAGGCCGGCGACCAACTGCGCGATCTGGCAAGCCATCTGCGTGCCTGGCGTGCCGACCCGGCACTCGATGCCCATCCCAAGGCGATTGCCCGCCTGCTGCACACCTTCAAGGGCAATGCCCGCATGGCCGGGGCGATGAACCTTGGCGAGCTGACGCATCTGCTGGAAACGCGGGTTGATGAAACACTCAAGGCCAATGCGCCTGATGGCATCCCGTTCGACGAACTTGAGGCTGGTTTCGATGCGCTGGCCCAGACGGTCGATGCATTCCGCCGCGGCGCGCATTTGCTCGCCGAACCTGGCTCCGATGCCGATACTGAGGATGACGAAACGGCGATGCCGGGCGGAAGTCCGGGGGCAGACATTGAGGTCGAAACGGCTGGGGCGCAATACGGCAGCTTGCGCATGCGCGCCGACCTGGTCGATCGACTGGTCAATGAAGCCGGCGAGTTGGCCATTGCCCGGACGCGTATCGAAGGGGAAATGCGCAACCTGAAGGGATCGCTGCTCGACTTGACCGAAAACGTCATTCGTCTGCGCCGCCAGTTGCGAGAAATCGAAATCCAGGCTGAAGGCCAGATGCAGGCGCGGGTTGCGCAGGAGGGGCAGGCCGAGTTCGATCCGCTTGAACTCGACCGCTTTACGCGCTTCCAGGAATTGACGCGCTTCATGGCCGAATCGGTCAATGACGTCGCAACGGTGCAGCAGAATCTGCTCAAGAACCTGGACGATGCGAATGCCGCAATCATCGCCCAGTCGCGCCTCAACCGCAGTTTGCAGCAGGAACTGATGGCTGTCCGGATGATTCCGTTTGCCAGCCAGTCAGAGCGCCTTTACCGCATCGTTCGGCAGACTGCCAAGGAAGTCGGCAAGCGGGCCAACCTCGACATCGCCGATGGTCAGGTCGATATCGACCGTTCGGTGCTCGACAAAATGCTGGCGCCGCTTGAGCACATGCTGCGCAATGCCGTGACGCACGGCATCGAAAGCCGCGAACAACGGCTGGCGGCCGGCAAGTCCGAAGTCGGCGAAATCACGCTGAAGCTGGCCCAGGAAGGCAATGAAATCATCCTGACGCTGGCCGATGACGGCAAGGGTCTCGATCACCAACTGATTCGCGCCCGAGCCGAAGCCATGGGTCTGCTTGCGCCGGATGCTGCGGTCGACGCGGCCCAGTTGCACGATTTCATTTTTCACCCCGGTTTCTCGACCGCGGCCGAACTCAGCCAGCTGGCCGGGCGCGGCGTCGGCATGGATGTGGTCAAGACCGAAGTGGCGGCGCTGGGCGGCCGGATCGAAACCCTCTCACAACCGGGCGCCGGCAGTACATTCCGGATTTATCTGCCGCTGACTCTGGCAATGGCCCAGACCTTGCTCGTTCGGGCCGGCGCGCAGCGTTATGCCGTGCCCTCGACGATGATCGAGCAGGTGCTTGAGCTCAAGGAAAAGGGACTGACCGCCTTGCGTGAAAAGGGCGAGGCCGAATGGCAAGGTAATCGCTACCCCTTCCATTTCCTGCCGCATTTGCTGGGCGATGCGGCGGCAGTTCCCGAAGCGCACCGTCAATACTGGGTGCTGCTGCTGCGCTCGGGGACGCAGCGGGTCGCTGTGCTGGTCGATGAGCTCAAGGGCAACCAGGAAGTCGTGGTCAAGAACATCGGTGCGCAACTGGCGCGTGTCGTCGGTATTTCCGGTGCCACGGTGCTGGGCGACGGCCAGGTTGTCCTGATCCTCAATCCGGTCGCCCTGGCGGCCCGGGCGCCGCTGGCTACCCCGCAGACCACGACACCGGCCGAGGCCGTGCCGGTTGCAGCCGGTGCTACCTTGCCGACCGTCATGGTGGTCGATGATTCGCTGACGGTCCGCAAGATCACCAGTCGCCTGCTGCTCCGCGAAGGCTATCAGGTGGTTCTGGCCAAGGATGGGGTCGATGCGCTGGAGAAATTGCTCGATGTGCAGCCCGATGTCGTGCTTTCCGACATCGAAATGCCACGCATGGACGGTTTCGACCTGCTGCGCAACATTCGCGCCGACGAGCAGTACAAGCATCTGCCGGTGATCATGATTACTTCGCGTACCGCCGACAAGCATCGCAACTACGCGCTCGAAATCGGGGCCAATCATTATCTTGGCAAGCCCTACGACGAAGACGAATTACTCGGACTGGTTGCCGGTTACTGCAAAAAGGCCGGCTAG
- a CDS encoding methyl-accepting chemotaxis protein, producing the protein MANSLNRPNDGLTAKLQLPAFIAKQPVVQQMKTLGGVFVVLLLVIAALVFHDNRESTHGTAYIAASGEMRMLSQRLAKASSLALQGNAAAFTQLAESRETFAQLLQRLTEGGDIGGVNVPASSGSMLAGIEALNQRWASTDKDAQAVIAQEKSLVALGRNVATIDNKNPAMLELTDQLAALKLQAGSSAREIAAANQLVMLTQRIAKNASALLVGDEINPEVAFLLGKDTNAFRDILAGLSKGNDMLRLSGNNDPESRAKLAELDTAFKEYQEAIASILGNIQPLVLSKQAGSRIFRESEDLLKATDDLARGYQDSLSERAIYIVLLLILLLASLATLALLAKIYLDDTGRRALAADQQRQTSEQTNRENQDAILRLMNELGDLADGDLTVTATVSENITGAIADSINYTIEELRVLVGRINDAANRVTAATEIARQTSAELLSAAERQSLEIQEVGQSALEMASSMSQVSGNATQSAQVARQSLMAAEKGTQAVHDSIKGMNEIRKQIQETSKRIKRLGESSQEIGEIVELISDITEQTNVLALNAAIQAASAGDAGRGFTVVAEEVQRLAERSGEATKQIAAIVKTIQTDTQDAVSAMEQSTQGVVEGAKLSDAAGQALTEIGQVSRDLADLIQDISSSTQTQANSASHVATLMQDILRVTEQTTAGTQRTAEAVDELTALASELKGSVAGFKVD; encoded by the coding sequence ATGGCTAATAGCCTTAATCGTCCGAATGATGGGTTGACCGCAAAATTGCAGTTGCCCGCATTCATCGCCAAGCAGCCGGTCGTCCAGCAGATGAAGACACTGGGTGGTGTCTTTGTGGTCCTGCTGCTGGTGATTGCGGCGCTGGTCTTCCATGACAATCGCGAGTCGACCCACGGCACGGCTTATATCGCCGCTTCCGGTGAGATGCGCATGCTTTCGCAGCGACTGGCCAAAGCTTCTTCCCTGGCGCTGCAGGGTAATGCGGCAGCCTTCACGCAACTGGCCGAGTCGCGCGAAACCTTTGCCCAGTTGCTGCAACGTCTGACGGAAGGCGGCGACATCGGTGGCGTCAATGTGCCGGCGTCGTCCGGTTCGATGCTGGCTGGCATTGAGGCATTGAACCAGCGCTGGGCATCGACGGACAAGGACGCCCAGGCGGTAATCGCCCAGGAGAAAAGCCTGGTTGCGCTTGGTCGCAACGTGGCCACGATCGACAACAAGAATCCGGCCATGCTGGAACTGACCGATCAACTGGCGGCACTCAAGTTGCAGGCCGGTAGCTCGGCCCGCGAGATTGCGGCGGCCAACCAGCTGGTGATGTTGACCCAGCGGATCGCCAAGAATGCTTCGGCCTTGCTGGTCGGTGATGAAATCAACCCTGAAGTTGCCTTCCTGCTCGGCAAGGACACCAATGCCTTCCGCGATATTCTGGCGGGCCTGAGCAAGGGCAATGACATGCTTCGCCTGTCCGGCAACAACGATCCGGAAAGCCGGGCCAAACTGGCCGAGCTCGATACGGCGTTCAAGGAATATCAGGAAGCGATCGCCAGCATTCTGGGCAACATTCAGCCACTGGTGCTTTCCAAGCAGGCCGGTTCGCGGATTTTCCGCGAGAGCGAGGATCTGCTCAAGGCGACCGACGACCTGGCTCGCGGCTATCAGGACAGCCTCTCCGAACGGGCGATCTATATTGTGTTGCTTCTGATCTTGTTGCTTGCTTCGCTGGCCACGCTGGCGCTGCTTGCCAAGATCTATCTCGACGATACCGGGCGCCGGGCACTGGCGGCTGACCAGCAGCGTCAAACCTCGGAGCAGACCAATCGTGAAAACCAGGACGCCATTCTGCGCCTGATGAACGAACTGGGCGACCTGGCTGACGGCGATCTGACCGTGACGGCAACCGTGAGCGAAAACATTACCGGCGCCATCGCCGACTCGATCAACTACACGATTGAAGAGCTGCGCGTGCTGGTCGGGCGGATCAACGATGCGGCAAATCGAGTCACGGCGGCGACCGAAATCGCCCGCCAGACTTCGGCCGAGTTGCTCAGCGCAGCCGAGCGCCAGTCGCTTGAAATTCAGGAAGTTGGCCAGTCGGCACTGGAAATGGCCAGTTCGATGAGCCAGGTTTCCGGCAATGCAACGCAGTCCGCCCAGGTTGCGCGCCAGTCGCTGATGGCTGCTGAAAAGGGGACGCAGGCGGTACATGACTCGATCAAGGGCATGAACGAAATTCGCAAGCAGATTCAGGAAACCTCGAAGCGAATCAAGCGTCTTGGCGAAAGCTCGCAAGAAATTGGCGAAATCGTGGAGCTGATTTCCGACATTACCGAACAGACCAACGTGCTGGCCTTGAACGCAGCCATCCAGGCGGCTTCGGCCGGTGATGCCGGTCGCGGTTTTACCGTGGTGGCGGAAGAAGTGCAGCGACTGGCAGAGCGCTCCGGCGAAGCAACCAAGCAGATTGCGGCGATTGTGAAAACTATTCAGACCGACACGCAGGATGCTGTTTCCGCCATGGAGCAATCGACCCAGGGTGTGGTCGAGGGGGCCAAGCTGTCCGACGCGGCCGGTCAGGCGCTGACCGAAATCGGTCAGGTGTCGCGCGATCTGGCCGACCTGATTCAGGATATTTCAAGCTCGACACAAACTCAGGCCAATTCGGCCTCGCATGTGGCAACGCTGATGCAGGACATTCTGCGGGTGACCGAGCAAACCACCGCCGGTACGCAGCGTACTGCCGAAGCCGTGGATGAACTGACGGCACTGGCTTCCGAACTCAAGGGCTCGGTTGCCGGCTTCAAGGTCGATTGA
- a CDS encoding chemotaxis protein CheW, with protein sequence MARKVSLRDFQEYLSGRLKTAAQGKGTAAWLGVEAGNEPWLVDLADSGEVVQAPVMMSVPLTQPWFAGIANIRGNLHAVTDFSAFRGGAATTQNASARLLLVGTKFGANSALLVSRMLGLKNPENFALAAPDDAAPAWAAARYTDVNGQVWRKLSVRDLLVDQDFMNIGF encoded by the coding sequence ATGGCCCGGAAAGTCAGCCTCAGGGATTTTCAGGAATACCTGTCTGGTCGTCTCAAAACGGCCGCGCAGGGCAAGGGAACGGCTGCCTGGCTGGGGGTCGAGGCGGGCAACGAGCCATGGCTGGTCGACCTTGCCGATAGCGGCGAAGTCGTCCAGGCACCGGTGATGATGAGTGTGCCGCTGACGCAGCCGTGGTTTGCCGGAATCGCCAATATTCGCGGCAACCTGCATGCCGTGACTGATTTTTCGGCTTTCCGCGGTGGGGCAGCGACTACCCAGAATGCCAGTGCGCGCCTCTTGCTTGTCGGGACCAAATTCGGGGCCAATTCTGCGCTGCTCGTATCGCGCATGCTGGGACTGAAGAATCCCGAGAACTTCGCCCTGGCGGCGCCAGATGATGCCGCACCGGCCTGGGCAGCCGCACGTTATACGGATGTAAATGGACAGGTCTGGCGCAAGCTTTCAGTGCGCGACCTGCTCGTCGATCAAGATTTCATGAATATCGGGTTCTGA
- a CDS encoding response regulator transcription factor, protein MPVKNILVVDDSPTERFFTVDVLVKAGYSVITAENGEEGIAKAKSEKPDLILMDVVMPGLNGYQATRTLTRDDETKDIPIIVCTSKGQETDKIWGLRQGAVDYLVKPLNADELLQRVSALP, encoded by the coding sequence ATGCCAGTCAAGAATATCCTCGTTGTCGATGACTCTCCCACCGAACGCTTTTTCACGGTCGACGTGCTGGTCAAGGCCGGCTATTCGGTGATTACTGCCGAAAATGGCGAAGAAGGTATTGCCAAGGCCAAGTCGGAAAAGCCGGATCTGATCCTGATGGATGTCGTGATGCCCGGCTTGAACGGTTACCAGGCGACGCGAACGCTGACTCGCGACGATGAAACCAAGGACATTCCGATCATCGTCTGTACCTCCAAGGGCCAGGAAACCGACAAGATCTGGGGCTTGCGCCAGGGGGCGGTGGATTACCTGGTCAAGCCGCTCAATGCAGACGAGCTGCTGCAGCGCGTTTCTGCCCTGCCCTGA
- a CDS encoding response regulator, producing the protein MVIDDSNTIRRSAEIFLVQAGCQVVLAEDGFDALAKVADHQPSVIFCDIMMPRLDGYQTCALIKKNPRYKSTPVIMLSSKDGLFDRVRGRMVGSSEYLTKPFTKDSLLQTVARFAFPSATESNS; encoded by the coding sequence ATGGTCATTGACGACAGCAACACGATACGGCGAAGCGCCGAGATTTTTCTCGTCCAGGCCGGCTGTCAGGTTGTCCTCGCCGAAGATGGTTTCGATGCCCTGGCCAAGGTCGCCGATCACCAGCCTAGCGTTATTTTCTGCGACATCATGATGCCGCGCCTCGATGGCTATCAGACCTGCGCGCTGATCAAGAAAAATCCCCGTTACAAATCCACCCCGGTCATCATGCTTTCTTCAAAGGATGGCCTGTTCGATCGGGTTCGCGGCCGCATGGTCGGCTCTTCCGAATATCTGACCAAGCCCTTTACCAAGGACAGCCTGCTGCAGACGGTTGCCAGATTTGCCTTTCCGTCAGCGACAGAATCCAATTCGTAA